The following DNA comes from Tachypleus tridentatus isolate NWPU-2018 chromosome 9, ASM421037v1, whole genome shotgun sequence.
atgtatttgtaaatctCAGAAAGGATACTGAATTGCTGGGAAAagacaacttttatttttctgaaagaaTGACTGAACTTTGAATCAGGTTGTATTCAATTGTGGTGGATGCTGTTAATTTAAAAGAACTGAATGAAAGCTTGATAAAAATCTTAATGATAAGAATTTGTTTAGAGTTTTGTTCTCTTTTTGAGAGGTTAATTTAATGAATGCAACAGCCGTGATAAACAAAATGATCCCCTGTTGTcctttaatgttacaaaatataatttttagcaTGGCAAACTCTTACTTCTGAGATATAGGAGGAGTTTACATAAATGTAGCTTTTCTTTTCAATGTGTAATCGAAGAGATTTTTCTAAGCTAcagttacataaaaattttccACAAAGACCTCAACTGTAAGGCTTCTTAGACAGTGTGTGctctttcatgtatttttaattccAAATTTGCTAAAAGTGCTTTTCACAATCTGTACAACTATAAGGTTTCTTCCGAGcatgtatttttttatgtgtttttaagaTACCAGTTGTATTAAACTGTTTTCCACATACTGTACAGCTGTAAGGTTTGTCCTGAGTATGTATTCTTTGGTGTGTTTTTAAAACACCATTTGTACcaaattgttttccacacactgtacaacagtaaggtttctctccagtgtgtattctttgatgttgtTTCAAGTTAGAATGTGATATAAATTGCTTagaacacactgtacaactgtaaggtttctccccagtgtgtattctttgatgtatttttaattcactgttggttccaaactgttttccacacactgtacaactgtaaggtttctccccagtgtgtattctttgatgtatttttaagaaaGCATTTGTACCAAACTGTTtcccacacactgtacaactgtaaggtttttccccagtgtgtattctttgatgttgtTTTAAGTTAGAAGGTGATATACATTGCTTAGCACACAcagtacaactgtaaggtttttccccagtgtgtattctctgatgtatttttaaatcactattgtttccaaactgttttccacacactgtacaactgtaaggtttttccccagtgtgtattctttgatgtatttttaagaaagcatttgtaccaaactgttttccacatactgtacaactgtaaggtttctccccagtgtgtattctttcatgttgttttaagttagaacatgatataaattgttttccacacacaGTACAAATGTAatgtttctctccagtgtgtattctctgATGTCTTTTTAAGGTACTGTTTGTACCAAACttttttccacacactgtacaattgtaaggtttctccccagtatgtgttctttgatgtatttttaattcactattggttccaaactgttttccacacactgtacaactatGTGGTTTCTCCCCAGCATGCCTACCTTGATGTATTTTTAAGCAACTATTTCTCTCAaagtgttttccacacactgtacaattGTAAGGTTTCTTGCCAGTGTGTGTTATTTGATGTATTTGTAGCTCATTATTTGTTCCAAACTGTCTTCCACAAACTGCACAATAATATAGTTTCTCTCCAGAGAGTAACCTCTTTTGTTGTTCTAGGTTATCAATTGTTTTTCCACAAGTGTATAGTTTATCATCACACTGAAATATATTACATGCTTTTATGTTATTTCCACTTAACTTTGTTTCTTCACAAATACTGCTTCTTGGGAATTGTATGCCTTTTATAAACTGAtccttttgttttataacatgacAACCAGGAAATCGACTCTCACTACAGATGTTCACACTTGTCTTTATATCTAAAATAGATATAAACgatgtcacaaaaataattaataagaaatatataacacAGTACTTCATTTGATGAgcatctaaatatattttaatgttctaatATGATTAACAGAAATATACACATCAAAATAGCTAAGCTAAAACTAATTATGATGTAATTTTAGTAGTATCACAACTTGTAAAGAACTATTTCCCATCTAGATCAGAAAACAAACTGTTAGTAAGATACCACATACAAGAGAGGTTTGTACTAGATACAGCTTTAAATCATCTGTGTAACTATAGTGGTAAAGTATCACAATAAACCATTACCCTTCTGGATTAACTGTTTAGAGATATCTAGCATGAAGTCATTGATTAACATGAAACCTTCTAATGGTTTGTctatttaacatgttaattttacacaaatactTTATAGTTCATGTATTCTGTATATGttgaacaaacatttataaatgtcaaaattcatactaaatgaaaatgtttattaatatattatttaacaagttGAGTTACAATTTCTGGGATTAGAAACTATTTGATTAGTGACTTCAGCATGTTTAATTAAGAGGATGGAGATTTAGGACTTTATGTCTCAGGTTTTATAAGGGTGGTAGTGATCAAAGAATCATGTGTATGTAAATAAATGACAGCTCTACAACCGTAAGGCTTCTTCCCAATGTACATTCTTTGATGTTCTTTATTGTTAGGAAAATTTGTTAAGGTGTTGTTTCAGAAAAATTAGTTATCTTACTCCCATTCATTTCAAGGCAAACTTCATCTGAAAaccttttcaaatgttttgttgtcattttgtcacTTTAAAACCTTTTACCCAATAATCTTCAAGCAGAAGTAACAAAGGACACATTTCACTAAAATCTATAAGTTTCAAGTTACTTTTGTTTCAAATAGCACAGTAATATTTAGAAGATCACTACAAATTCAACCAAATGTTCTGATCTTCTTGCTACAAGTAGGTTAAAATCCATGTTACAACAGTTTAGGGAGTTATTTACATTCCAAATATAATTCATCTGTTTTGTCATTCTTTAATATCCAAAACTTGGTTTTAAAACATAGTTAACAAAtctaattgtaatatgtaacatctGAGTTCTACATTTTATaaagaattactgaaaaaaaaaactcttgaaaTCTTCATAGTGTGAGATCTGTGACATTTATCCTCTTGGTTGCTCCCTCTTCTTTAATTAATTTACCATTCCTCTAAATAAACCTAAATtaccttttatttctttatagaatGGCTTCAAATGAAGTTACATTCATTTCTCTTAAATATCTTTAAACTCGTAACAATAtagatttttttacttaaatttaattgttttattgtttgttgagCTGTGTTAACTTAATATTCCCACTACACAAGTCATAAATCACTTGGAAAACATATAACTATCATTAACTTATTAAATTACTGAATGCATGGTCAACTCATGTGAAtaccaaacaaaaattattattttacctgaTCTAacctattataaaacaaaaagattgtaattttttacattttagtaaagttacaataataaataaacaatacacatagaaaacaagaaataaagtacttacccagGTCTTcagtttttggtattttttttgcTGCCAACTTGATGACACTCGTACCTACTTTTTTACACTTATGGTACAACTGcatcatataatgttttatttaatcaaatgatGCACTAAAGAACAGAGTATAACAGCATGCAAAATCAGACAACTTCccataactatcataatttttcaGGCTTTCAAACAACATGACAAGAGTTTTGTAAAATTCAGGTAAGCTTCTCAAAGTGTTTTCTGTGTGAATAAAGTTTAAACTGGAAGCAAACTAGACAATTCTatgtacaaaaaacaatataatatgtcACTGGTAtactaaaacaaaagttttataacaattaaaagaGTATGGTaataaacataagagagaactattggCAATCTCTAAACGAGGATGTAATTCTTGGGCATGACAAATGGGGAGTGATTTTCTAGTTTGTGACTGTGTATGTaatcaaataagattgaaggatataaaaattgCACTTTGCCTgagtaatgataaaattataatgagtaatttacattaaagctataattttcctgtattaaaaatatgtttctgataggtacttatctTCTTTCACATGAATAGCTTTTTTGGATTCAGtgttgccctctatatgcaaaatgtTTTCTACATTCCACAAGCCTTGAGCTCCCATGTATCAAGCCTTCACCAAGAAGAGTGCAATGCAATTTCCTGACGCATGTGACACCCCCTATTCAATTCTACCAAAATATGACTTCTTGTTTCGCAGTACTCatgtcaaaacatttttgtaatgtttttcatcatgtttattttgtttatcttattGATTTACTTAAGTATTATTCCACAGTGGATTTGTTTTCTGGTCCTTTAATGAGTTTTCAGATAACTTCTTTTTCCAACTTTTCACTTTTTTTCCCATCatcaaacaattttgtttgaattttcattGTTACATAATGAATTCTGAAGTTCTGATTACCCCCTCTTGCAGGTAATATCTTCAACTAGCATATTAACAAAGGCTATGAGAAAGGATTCTGACTAGTCTTTGGACTTATCAGCTATCACCTGCTGTGAGATTTGTCATAATATGAGTCAACCTACTTCTTCTGATCTTTCCCCCTATTTCTCATGAACGTACAGAACCTGTTTGGGTCAGCAAAGAAGTTGACATTGTTTTACCTCCACCTGATTTCCTATGCCCCTGTACTGCAGAACCAATTAGGCCTAATATTGCTTTTTCTAGACATAATTTTGTCAGCTATGTTCTGTTTTATCTATTTCCCTGACTTCATATCATccccttccttttttttttatgtgatgcTTCTTCCTCTCAGTGTTTGGTTTTCCCTATTCTCCAGATATCAGGGTTCATGATGAGCATTTTCTTTCTCTGAATATTGATGGTACCAGTGTGATTCACCATTCACATGCTTTAAATCAGCTTGCCAGGGCCTACCATCAAGCTGAATGTCCATGTCTCAATTTTCAACAGTTAAAATCGATTTTGCTTCAGTGGGGGTGGATCCTGATCATcctcttaatttattttatatccaaTTTTTCCACCTTCATCTTACCCTATTGACTCTTCTAAGCTACCATTAACTTCCTTTCGAAGTTGATGCACAGAGATTCTGAGGGTTTTTTAAGGAATAGCCTTTCCCTGGTTACCTCCATGTCAGTATGTTTATCTTCTTCAGCTCTGTCCTTACACATGTGGTTTCTCTGGTGTTGGGATCTCATGGGGAGGGATGTTGCACTGTCCCAGTTTTATTCACCACCTATTCATCTCCATGTTTTATGTATGACCCCCTTTCTACAGCTGTATGTTTTTGGTAATATTCCTCAGACTTTGGAAACCTGTGCAGAGTTGGTGTGAGAATAAATTATCCTTTCTTCCTTGGTGGATTGTTTGTCTCTTTCAGAGTTGAAATACACTTCAATTATTGTCTTTCTCCTTCCCAGCCCTTACCTGTTTCTACCTTCAGGGGTTCCTCATCTTGTCATTTTGTTTGACACAAATGGACATGTTGCAAACTTATAGGGTTCTGGTCCACTGGGGGCTCATTCAACCAATTTTGTTCCTCTTTGTGACATTTTGCATGAGATCTGTGAGTTATTTGGGCATTATCCAAGGAACCTTTTCCTTCCTCTGTTGTTCCAAGTAACTGTTTCCTTTCCATTGCCTCAGGATTCTGCAACCAGTCAATGTTTCTCCAAGGCAGTACAAAATCTATTCTCACAGTAGGCCACTGAACTTGTCAGTTATCCTTCTCCAGGTTTTTATTCCAGGCTGTTTGAGGTACCCAAGAAAGCTGAGGACTAAAGGCCTGTGATCAATTTGTCCCACTTCAACCAATTTTTGGTTCTATCCTGATTTACCATGTAGTCTTTTCTCACCCTAAGGTTGGCCTTTTCCCTGAATTTGTAGAGGATTAAGGCAGATGTTGCAAATGTTCACCTGCATGTCCCAGTATCTCATCAGTCAAGGTGCTGTCTTCAGTTCATTTTGCATGGGGCATTTTAACAATTTACTGCCATCCCCTTTGGCTTCCTTAAACCTAGTATGTCTTCTGTTGAGTGATAAAGGCTTTTCCTCATTACATGGACAATTGGCATGCATCCTTCTAAACTGGGATGTTAATGTGGTTCTTCACTGCCTCTGTTTGAACCCCTGTCCTTGTGCTTGATTTTCCACCTATCCATAAAGACTTATTACTTCCTTCTTCTATCTGCCTATGTACGTTGTCAGTTGGATTTATTTGTCATCAACGTTGCACATACTCAACATCATTCCACATACATTCTCTTTTACCTGGATCAATCTTTACTCCCCTCAACTTTAGTGGCTCAGAAAGTAAATCCTCCTTCTCTCTCAGTTCACTTCCCTCCATTCCCAAATTTCATCCTTGGTCACACCTGAATAGGCTATTATATTCTGTTTCATACTCTCTGTTGTTATGGTGCTCATTACTGCTTATTCATTTCTTGGCAGGCATCCTCTGTTTCTTACTCTTTTTCCACTCTGACCAACTGGGTTTGGTTCTAATTTGaattgtttattcttacttatCTTCTTCTTGTAATTTCTTCCAGGTGGCTTCTAATCAGATCAGGCACCTTACCTTTTCTTAGGCATTTCATCTCACATGGTCCCTTGGATGAGATTCTTCAATTGGGAATATGAATTGCCTCATATGCATTCATATCTCACTGTATACATTGGATCTGTGTGTCCTCATCTTCTGGTTATTGTCTTCCACCTGAAGCCATTCTTCAGTTTTTGGTGAGACTGTGGCTTGGTAATcttttacatatgtaaatatatcctCTTTTCAGGGATTattccattttcttttcttttgtttttaatttggatCCCACTATATGGCAAGTGGTGCTTGACCAGGTATTTTTCAAATAGTAAAATCCAAACTGTCAAGCCATGTTTACTGTGTATTTCTAACTTCTATGGCCATAATACACTCACTGTTAAGATGGAAGAGTTCCTCAAAATCACTTATGGGTTTTTCCTCACAATACCcctgtttcatttattaatatgCCCATTCCAAACCATATTCATCCATGTACTTTATGGGTGAAGCAGAAGGAGATAGCTGCCTTCCTTGCCATGCTTTTGATTGACTAAATCAGGCATAgcctgcttttcaaaatagggtttttaTGGTCAtccagttccaagctgctggACTGGTGGTCCATAGAGGTATCCCCTTGATTGTGATAttgatatacaatacaaataatgttacaatcaatagGATGGTGGTGTTCTGTTGGTGCAGATGATGAGATGACCTCCAATCTGATGCTCCATCTCTGTATGGGTTTATTAAAAGGGATGTTGTATCTTCTGAGTGAGCCATAAAAATACAGTCCTTCCCAATCAATTAGAATCCTTCATCCTACCTACACATGAATATTGGTTCCTAGTGCCTGGGTTTTGAATTCAGAGCTGAACCAGTAACCATAAGACCTCAAACATGTCTTAGACATATTTCTGTATCCTCATTCAATTAGACACTCATTCCCCACAACACTTGTGTTGTGGGTCACAGTGGTTATACATGTAGATTAATATGATTCTTTCTCTTATGCTAtccttaacattttctttatcaaGTGTGTTTTTGAGCTGGAGAAGATTCCTGTCAAACAGATTTGAGTGAGTTAGTTTCCATTATCGAGATACTTTCTTATGTCAGTTGTCCATAAGTCAGGTTCCCATATCAGTCAAAGAATCTATTACATTGCTATCATGTGTCCCATTCATGAAGCAGTGGGTTCAGAATTCCCTCCATTCTGCTGAACTTGAGGTGAATATGGTTATGATCCTCATCCTATTATCACATGGATGTTGGTTTTCAGCGACTAGTTTTGGATGCAGATGACTTGCTGTGTATGGTCTGTTGCACCCTACCCACTTTATACTTAACAGCATATCCTTTTACTTTCATCTATATTCCATTACTCTATGAGACTGAGATTTGTTATATGGTGAGTTGGATCCTCACCCCATCATTGTTCTCTCCTGTGTTTAAGTATTCCTTTATTTTACTGCCCATGTTTATGACACATAACTCCACAttgggtgaagagtatacctaGTATGGATATGGTGCAATCTCCCTCGTATGATCCTCTACTGTAAGGATCTACTCTTTTAATGTTCTTAAGATACTTTTGAGAAACACTTTTTTTGTTCTTCTCTTCACCAGTCCCTCCACCAATccaatgtgagattctagctatttaGGTGAGAAGAGGTAATGtaccatattggaagttataattttcctatattgaaaatacttttctgaGAGGTACATATCCCTTCTCACACTTTCCACCCTTCCTCCCCACTGAAAGACAGTGCTTCCATTTTCTGCAAAAAGTCAGTGATAATTTGGTAGAATCAAACAGAGGGAGTTGCATGTGTTTCACTCTTATTGTTGGAGGATTGTCGCATGATTGTAAGATACGTGGAAGCTCAAGGCTTATTGTATGagaaaaatgttttgcatatagagggcagcatgAACAAGAATAGCTACTCATGTGAGAAGAGGTAATATTCATATTGGAATTGCATACTTTTTGGGAGTGGAAAATAAATCATGGAAGAGGAAAGCCtagaaaacaaatttcaaaactcTTACACTAGGGAAATTaaggatttgtttttaatattgcctCATGCAATTAAGAACCTAAATTTCGTATATAATACTGAAATTTGGaatattatctatatttttatgttgtatttattggtatatcacaaaaagaaaacaattaaattaaatttttaaaatatctcactAAAATCTCAGGACTTACATAGAAAAGATGCCTGAGAGAAAGTGTTAATggaaaaatctgatattttgtgtaaaaaaggCTTGCAATATTTACTGAAAACCAGCCAAATCttgtacaaatacaaaaaaagtattaaaattaacattatggTTACTTCAAGGTTATAATGTCAGTCACTCCAACCAAACCTGTACATCTAGTGTTAAGCCAATCACAAGAAGAGTAAAGagttttagatgttttttttccAATCCAGATTCAATCTCCGTTTGAaattcagtttctgttttcacattcATAACATTACAGTGTAAACTACCCTCATCACTACTGTAACTAAACTTTGAAATGATAGTAAAAAGTATCAACTCCataaacatcttaaacaagtacaaagaggcCATGTGGGCAGTCACATTGACCAATACTGTACTGAGAGTGTTAATTATATTCTGAGTGTAATTCACTAAATCCTTGTGACatgcataaaaaaaatatgcCTGTAGAGAAAGTGTTGACCAaagaaaatctgattttttgagTACAAAAGTCTTGTAACATTTACCAAAAACTGGGCAAATttcctgaaaatataaaaaaacattaaaatttagagTATAGAAATGCAtctgtttttttaagaattaaaaggTCACTCAGTTCAACTAAACCTGTAACTAGTGTTTAGCCAGTGTCAGGGAAGATAAGGTTTATGTTTCTACTTACCAGAAGTTCTTTCCAATCCAAATTCAATATCTCTTTGAAATccagtttctgttttaacattcATAACATTACAGTGTGAACTACCCTGATCCTCATCATCACTGTaactaaactttgaaataatatcaaCATGTAACAGATCACCAGGCTTCTCCATTTTCACTTGAACAAACTGGTTCTACAATGAAACAGCACAATGAAAAgattaacagaaaaaataatgcTAACATTACAGTTTGCTGATTTAAAAACatgataatgtaatttaaaaaacccAATGTTTCAAATTTAGTTATATAAGTAGttctaaaagtatttaaatacgacatattttatgtttgattctatacataaaaaaaaaaatagagaaaatcagtttaatttctattacttgtaaattctaaattttgctacattaagacaaaaattatttcaaaggaAGCACTCAATGACCAGTTTCTTATTTAACCaaactgaaagtaaaaatattgcacCAAGTCATCTACAGAAAGCACTGGATATTTAAGAATGAGAAAAAGTAAAAAGGTAAATACATAAGAAAGAGATCTTCATTTTGCTCTTATCAAaccaagttaaatatatatatatataactaaaataactaaaaagatCTATAACCAGTAGAAATTCAAAAAGCATGATCACTCAGGATAGGCAAACTTTGGGACAAAATAAGTCTAAAATGGTGCTTCTGCTGGTATTCTTAAAGGAAGAATGAAAACAGAATGTGGATACTAATCATTGAGTGTCATAATGGCCACAGATTGACAAATCAGCCTCAGTAAAATAaactgatgaataataaaattggCCACAGTAGAGACTTGTCAAAACAACTTTCTccttatgaatcccactgaagcTAGATGACCAAACAACAAGAGAAGGCTTTAAGCAGCCAAGCTTCTAGTGATTTTGCTCACCCTAAATTATCTTCCTACTAGTGTGAAGCCTTGCCATAATGACAGTCCTGAAGTCAACAGAGGGGACAGGTAGGACTGTGACAACACAAGAACAGATGACTTTACTGAGGTGTCAGCAAGTCCATTCCTCAATACAAAGGCCAAAGGTAAgaataaagattatttattttccaaaaagcACAGCTTACTGAGGTACAAAAGCACAATGCCAGGTATGATGCTGTGGAAAATAATAGAGCTTAGCATTATCCTATTAAGAAGGTTGTAAACATCTGATGTAAAgttcagtgtacaaactctggaccaGAAAAATGCAATAAGCCCTCATGCTGAATGAAGCTTCTGATGATTTACATGGTTCAACATCTTGAAGACAGAGATCCATAGTCCAACTTTGATTGAATGTGTGATGAAATTAGATCTTTAGGCCAATGCAACTGGTCAAACACTAACATCAGATAGATACTACAACAATGTGTAGGAGTCCTTACCTATATTCCAAGGCAAATCCAAGTCTCATCAGGCTAGACATATCTGTCAACAATTACTTGA
Coding sequences within:
- the LOC143227484 gene encoding uncharacterized protein LOC143227484, yielding MEVLKMKVEPFSDEEQDSLLGIKSMKMEDETFTITSTAREADSFKESSPPTILKFGITKEEQEEQYDGASEKSENQFVQVKMEKPGDLLHVDIISKFSYSDDEDQGSSHCNVMNVKTETGFQRDIEFGLERTSDIKTSVNICSESRFPGCHVIKQKDQFIKGIQFPRSSICEETKLSGNNIKACNIFQCDDKLYTCGKTIDNLEQQKRLLSGEKLYYCAVCGRQFGTNNELQIHQITHTGKKPYNCTVCGKHFERNSCLKIHQGRHAGEKPHSCTVCGKQFGTNSELKIHQRTHTGEKPYNCTVCGKKFGTNSTLKRHQRIHTGEKHYICTVCGKQFISCSNLKQHERIHTGEKPYSCTVCGKQFGTNAFLKIHQRIHTGEKPYSCTVCGKQFGNNSDLKIHQRIHTGEKPYSCTVCAKQCISPSNLKQHQRIHTGEKPYSCTVCGKQFGTNAFLKIHQRIHTGEKPYSCTVCGKQFGTNSELKIHQRIHTGEKPYSCTVCSKQFISHSNLKQHQRIHTGEKPYCCTVCGKQFGTNGVLKTHQRIHTQDKPYSCTVCGKQFNTTGILKTHKKIHARKKPYSCTDCEKHFYFFIIMEVLKMKVEQLADENQDALFDIKFMKKKEEDNSLEESSPPTILKFGITKEEQEVKCDGESEKNENLLVQVKVEQSGDLLPDDVISKFSYSDDEGSLYCNVMNVKTETGFQRDIESGLEKTSDIKTSVNICSGRQFHGYHVIKQDHFTEDMKTSNNNIYGETGLSGNNLKASNIPVCDDKLYSYRKTSDNLKKQKMLHSGKKPYHCAVCRKQFGKNKELKIHQLTHTGEKPFKCTVCGKHFERNSCLKIHQRRHAGEKPYSCIVCEKQFGTNSELKIHQRIHTGEKPYTCTVCGKQFGTNTILKRHQRIHTGEKPYSCTTCGRHFCTSTILKRHQRIHTGEKPYSCTVCGKQFRTKGELEVHQRIHTGEKPYSCTVCGKQFRTKSELEVHQRIHTGEKPYGCTVCGKLFGTNSNLKTHQRVHTGEKT